The proteins below come from a single Poecilia reticulata strain Guanapo linkage group LG5, Guppy_female_1.0+MT, whole genome shotgun sequence genomic window:
- the ahcy gene encoding adenosylhomocysteinase: MSEKLPYKVADISLAEWGRKAIAIAENEMPGLMKMRDLYGQSKPLKGARIAGCLHMTLQTAVLIETLTALGAEVQWSSCNIFSTQDHAAAAIAKTGVPVYAWKGETDEEYVWCIEQTLYFRDEAPLNMILDDGGDLTNLVHQKYPKLLPGIRGVSEETTTGVHNLYKMLKKGDLKMPAINVNDSVTKSKFDNLYGCRESLIDGIKRATDVMIAGKVAVVAGYGDVGKGCVQALRAFGARVIVTEIDPINALQAAMEGYEVTTMDEACKEGNIFVTTTGCEDIVLGRHFESMKDDAIVCNIGHFDCEIDMSWLNKNAAERINVKPQVGGVHHFTTTARCLSRSLLICCSAFRPLRRCSPTLRVAAASEGAQTNRWRFEAPTSPALRDSDSNAINTPPCCQPGSVTICGSVLQLDEQVAAAHLDKLGVKLTKLTDKQAQYLGLPTDGPFKPDHYRY; encoded by the exons ATGTCTGAGAAACTGCCCTACAAAGTCG CTGACATCAGCCTGGCGGAGTGGGGCCGGAAGGCCATCGCCATCGCAGAGAACGAGATGCCGGGCCTGATGAAGATGAGGGATCTGTACGGCCAGTCCAAGCCGCTGAAGGGCGCACGCATCGCCGGCTGCCTGCACATGACGCTGCAGACCGCCGTGCTCATTGAGACCCTGACGGCCCTCGGAGCtgag GTTCAGTGGTCCAGCTGCAACATCTTCTCCACCCAGGACCACGCCGCCGCTGCCATCGCCAAAACCGGCGTTCCAG TTTACGCCTGGAAGGGCGAGACGGACGAGGAGTACGTGTGGTGCATCGAGCAGACGCTGTACTTCAGAGACGAGGCGCCGCTCAACATGATCCTGGACGACGGCGGAGACCTCACCAACCTGGTGCACCAGAAGTACCCCAAGCTGCTGCCAG GTATCCGCGGCGTGTCGGAGGAAACCACCACAGGAGTTCATAACCTCTACAAGATGTTGAAAAAAGGCGACCTGAAGATGCCAGCCATCAACGTCAACGACTCCGTCACCAAG AGTAAGTTCGACAACCTGTACGGCTGCAGGGAGAGTCTGATCGACGGCATCAAGCGAGCCACCGACGTCATGATCGCCGGGAAGGTCGCCGTGGTAGCGGGCTACGGCGACGTCGGCAAAGGCTGCGTCCAGGCGCTGCGGGCCTTCGGCGCCCGCGTCATCGTCACGGAGATCGACCCCATCAACGCCCTGCAGGCCGCCATGGAGG GGTACGAGGTGACAACGATGGACGAAGCCTGCAAGGAGGGAAACATCTTCGTCACCACGACCGGCTGCGAGGACATCGTCCTGGGGCG TCACTTTGAGAGCATGAAGGACGACGCCATCGTCTGCAACATCGGACACTTTGACTGCGAGATCGACATGAGCTGGCTGAACAAGAACGCCGCGGAGCGCATCAACGTGAAGCCACAGGTGGGCGGCGTTCACCACTTCACCACCACT GCTCGCTGCCTCTCTCGGTCTCTGCTGATCTGTTGTTCTGCGTTTCGCCCCTTGAGGCGTTGCAGCCCAACTCTCCGTGTTGCCGCTGCGTCAGAAGGGGCTCAGACCAACCGCTGGCGGTTTGAGGCGCCGACCTCTCCAGCTCTGAGAGACTCGGACTCGAACGCCATCAACACGCCGCCG TGTTGCCAACCCGGTTCTGTAACCATTTGTGGTTCTGTGCTGCAGCTGGATGAGCAGGTGGCGGCGGCTCACCTGGACAAGCTGGGAGTGAAGCTGACCAAGCTGACGGACAAGCAGGCCCAGTACCTGGGCCTCCCCACGGACGGCCCGTTCAAACCGGACCACTACCGCTACTGA